From the genome of Campylobacter magnus, one region includes:
- a CDS encoding F0F1 ATP synthase subunit C — protein sequence MKKIILLALAFASFAFGAEGDATATIQAFSVLAAGVGLGIAALGGAVGMGHTAAATILGTARNPGLGSKLLTTMFIALAMIEAQVIYTLVIALIALYANPFL from the coding sequence ATGAAGAAAATTATTCTTCTTGCTCTAGCTTTTGCTAGTTTCGCATTTGGTGCTGAGGGCGATGCCACAGCTACGATTCAAGCATTCTCAGTGCTTGCAGCAGGCGTTGGTCTAGGAATTGCCGCTCTTGGTGGTGCTGTTGGTATGGGTCATACAGCAGCAGCTACTATCCTAGGAACAGCTAGAAATCCAGGCCTTGGCAGCAAGCTTCTTACTACAATGTTCATTGCTCTTGCGATGATCGAGGCGCAAGTTATTTATACACTTGTTATTGCGCTAATCGCACTTTACGCAAATCCATTCCTATAG